In the Corynebacterium kroppenstedtii genome, one interval contains:
- a CDS encoding WhiB family transcriptional regulator, translating into MGEEVTQPDQPGDASYSSDLAEDFDILFDSVEQEWQEQALCAETDPEAFFPEKGGSTREAKRICRACAVRDECLEYALEHDERFGIWGGLSERERRRLKRQIG; encoded by the coding sequence ATGGGAGAGGAAGTTACACAGCCGGACCAGCCTGGTGACGCCTCCTACTCGTCCGACCTTGCCGAGGACTTTGATATCCTTTTCGATTCTGTGGAGCAAGAGTGGCAAGAACAAGCCCTTTGCGCAGAAACAGATCCCGAGGCTTTCTTTCCTGAGAAGGGTGGTTCAACCCGCGAGGCAAAACGCATTTGTAGAGCCTGCGCGGTTCGTGACGAATGCCTTGAATATGCCCTCGAGCATGACGAACGCTTCGGTATTTGGGGTGGGTTATCCGAGCGTGAGCGTCGACGCTTGAAGCGGCAGATCGGGTAA
- a CDS encoding metallopeptidase family protein yields the protein MDYSRRAERHGRGIRGPILPPEVPRWTSRPAEFDQAVLDAYAPIHEQWSEELEHLDIALDTVPRMRSRQLTTVWPDEVVADGAVPLGRLIPAGVDDDGRPTRPRIVVFRRPIEMRTQNMTERSELLHYIIGKLVATYLNVEPRMIDPDLE from the coding sequence ATGGATTATTCCCGCCGAGCTGAGCGCCACGGTCGTGGCATACGTGGGCCTATCTTGCCCCCCGAAGTTCCGCGGTGGACCAGCCGCCCGGCAGAATTCGACCAGGCCGTTTTAGATGCCTACGCCCCGATCCACGAGCAATGGTCGGAAGAATTAGAACACCTGGACATCGCATTAGACACCGTGCCACGAATGCGCTCCCGTCAATTGACGACGGTATGGCCCGACGAAGTCGTCGCCGACGGCGCAGTCCCTCTGGGCCGGCTGATACCTGCCGGTGTCGACGATGATGGCCGTCCGACGCGGCCCCGGATCGTTGTCTTCCGACGCCCCATTGAAATGCGCACACAAAACATGACAGAGCGCTCGGAATTACTCCACTACATCATCGGAAAACTAGTGGCCACGTATTTGAACGTCGAACCGCGCATGATCGATCCGGATTTAGAATGA
- a CDS encoding DUF3499 family protein, giving the protein MNEKRVNKKRLCCRPGCGRPAAATLVYSHAEETVIVGPLSSDGNPHSWDLCAHHSTQFRPPEGWTVIRDEPDVDDVDEFTALLDSVNDPRSDDHRFNARSGSRVTEAPQGAVADIQNTISRLNGHRHGRSATTSAEPSTMRPHVDGYAADADTDPEDDAEWEIESPLLQAAKERERRRRMWRGRGEEPTVESSHGRSVITTGQTGRHRRPDNHHASHVAPHNRAVSHSPETDQELSIRTMRHGVSDQTGDDRKQYAGQYSRYAENHADNHSGARETLQGQSWTHESSDVRHPSLHNIPGRKRGHLHAVPDPDPDGDR; this is encoded by the coding sequence GTGAACGAAAAGCGCGTGAATAAGAAGCGACTGTGCTGCCGCCCCGGTTGTGGCCGACCCGCAGCTGCGACCTTGGTGTATTCGCACGCGGAGGAAACAGTCATTGTCGGTCCCCTCTCGTCAGACGGCAATCCCCACAGCTGGGATTTGTGTGCCCACCATTCCACACAGTTCCGTCCGCCCGAAGGATGGACAGTTATTCGCGACGAACCCGACGTTGATGATGTCGATGAATTCACCGCGCTCTTGGATAGTGTCAATGATCCTCGGAGTGACGACCATCGTTTCAATGCTCGTTCTGGTTCTCGAGTCACCGAGGCACCCCAGGGTGCAGTTGCTGATATTCAAAACACCATTTCGCGCTTAAACGGACACAGGCACGGCCGCAGCGCCACCACCTCGGCAGAACCGTCGACTATGAGACCGCACGTCGACGGTTATGCCGCAGACGCTGACACCGATCCCGAGGATGACGCCGAGTGGGAGATCGAATCCCCTCTCCTGCAAGCGGCGAAGGAACGAGAGCGTCGCCGTCGCATGTGGCGAGGTCGCGGGGAAGAACCGACCGTGGAGTCCTCACACGGGAGGTCTGTCATCACGACGGGACAAACGGGCCGACACCGGCGGCCGGACAACCACCACGCGTCCCACGTCGCACCCCACAACCGGGCGGTATCCCATAGCCCTGAAACAGATCAGGAATTGTCGATAAGAACGATGCGTCACGGGGTTTCGGATCAGACCGGGGATGACCGCAAACAGTACGCGGGACAATACTCACGGTATGCGGAAAATCACGCGGATAACCACTCGGGCGCACGTGAAACCCTCCAGGGACAGTCATGGACGCATGAATCGTCGGACGTTCGGCACCCCTCACTGCACAACATTCCGGGGCGTAAGCGTGGTCACCTTCACGCTGTTCCGGACCCGGACCCGGATGGTGATAGGTGA
- a CDS encoding phosphomannomutase/phosphoglucomutase, producing the protein MPARDRSFVDSVIKAYDVRGVVGEHIDEAFVKEVGAAFARLLRSEGESTVAVGHDMRESSPSLSDAFAEGVMDQGLDVVKVHLCSTDELYYASGSMTCAGAMFTASHNPSQYNGIKMCRAGARPVGEQTGLAAIKDDLVRGVPVYDGDRGKSTDKDVLPGYAKFLNSLVDLTSSRPLVVAVDAGNGMGGYTVPAVLGGLPLDIRPLYFELDGTFPNHVANPLEPKNLVDLQKFVVDQHADIGLAFDGDADRCFVVNEKGNPVTPSAICALIAERYLSQKPGATIIHNLITSHTVPEMITENGGKPVRTRVGHSFIKATMADTGAIFGGEHSAHYYFTEFFNADSGMLAALHVLAALGSQDKPLSELMDHYSRYEASGEINSRLDSAEAQHERVEAVRAAYADRATSMDELDGLTVELGDGEWFNVRASNTEPLLRLNAEAKTREEVDALTSDVLAVIRA; encoded by the coding sequence GTGCCTGCGCGCGATCGCTCATTTGTTGACTCCGTTATCAAGGCTTACGACGTCCGGGGGGTCGTCGGGGAGCACATCGATGAAGCTTTTGTGAAAGAAGTCGGCGCCGCGTTTGCTCGTCTGCTCCGGTCGGAGGGGGAATCCACAGTGGCCGTGGGACACGATATGAGGGAAAGCTCCCCGTCGTTGTCCGATGCCTTCGCCGAGGGAGTCATGGATCAGGGGCTCGACGTCGTCAAGGTGCATCTGTGCTCGACTGACGAGCTGTACTACGCCTCCGGGAGCATGACGTGTGCAGGAGCAATGTTCACCGCCTCCCACAATCCATCCCAGTACAACGGCATCAAGATGTGTCGCGCGGGAGCTCGGCCGGTGGGGGAGCAAACCGGATTAGCTGCGATCAAAGATGACCTCGTGCGCGGTGTTCCGGTGTATGACGGCGATCGGGGTAAATCCACAGACAAAGATGTGTTGCCCGGCTACGCAAAATTCCTCAATAGCCTCGTCGACCTGACCTCCTCGCGTCCCCTCGTTGTTGCAGTTGATGCCGGCAACGGGATGGGTGGATACACAGTTCCCGCAGTTCTGGGTGGCCTCCCTCTGGATATTCGCCCGTTGTACTTCGAACTTGACGGAACCTTCCCGAACCACGTGGCCAATCCCTTGGAGCCGAAGAATCTTGTGGATCTCCAGAAATTCGTGGTTGACCAGCATGCCGACATCGGCCTGGCCTTTGACGGCGACGCGGATCGGTGCTTCGTGGTTAACGAAAAGGGCAATCCTGTAACCCCGTCCGCGATCTGCGCTCTCATCGCCGAGCGCTATCTGAGTCAGAAGCCGGGGGCGACCATCATTCATAACCTGATTACGTCTCACACGGTTCCCGAAATGATCACGGAAAACGGTGGGAAGCCAGTGCGTACCCGCGTCGGTCATTCCTTCATTAAAGCGACGATGGCAGACACGGGCGCCATTTTCGGTGGTGAGCACTCTGCTCACTATTACTTCACCGAATTCTTCAATGCTGACTCCGGAATGTTGGCGGCCCTCCATGTGCTCGCCGCGCTGGGCTCACAGGACAAGCCCCTGTCGGAGCTAATGGACCACTACTCGCGGTACGAAGCCTCCGGTGAGATCAACTCTCGTTTGGATTCCGCTGAGGCGCAGCACGAGCGGGTCGAGGCCGTGCGTGCAGCGTACGCAGACCGTGCGACGAGTATGGATGAGCTTGACGGCCTCACTGTCGAACTTGGGGATGGTGAGTGGTTTAATGTGCGCGCCTCGAACACGGAACCCCTCCTCAGGTTGAACGCAGAGGCCAAGACCCGTGAGGAAGTTGATGCCCTCACCTCGGATGTTTTAGCGGTTATTCGCGCCTAG
- the manA gene encoding mannose-6-phosphate isomerase, class I, which yields MVQPLTGAIRTYPWGSRTAIAQMAGRPTPSAHPEAEMWFGAHPGAPATVDGEPLDVLIASDSVSALGAGMSRAYEGRLPFLLKLLAADKPLSLQAHPTKEQAEEGCAREDTLGIARDALERNYRDDNHKPELIVALTQFDAMCGFRPIEQTLKLFDALSVPELERYRVLISGILPSEGLRSLVTTWITLPSDQRKTLIAAVVEGARAYRDTGKTEFAIVADHLIELADRYPSDPGVLCALLLNHIRLEPGEGIYLNAGQLHAYVHGFGVEIMANSDNVLRGGLTSKHIDVPELVRVLSFDPLPDPVITPNRLTTGGSGESAGSQASAQGVYYPTPAPEFRLQRWELNSGQSVAVSSVATDGRSLSETLVGPAIVLCTRGTVHVSQPSVDDVPASEGGGHLRGDGFGPLDLTPSQAAWVPDDAESTLVTNDSDEVAEIFVATVAG from the coding sequence ATGGTTCAGCCGCTCACTGGGGCAATTCGTACGTATCCGTGGGGGTCGCGCACGGCGATAGCGCAGATGGCTGGTCGGCCAACGCCGTCGGCCCACCCGGAGGCCGAAATGTGGTTTGGTGCCCATCCGGGCGCCCCGGCAACAGTGGACGGCGAACCCCTGGATGTTCTCATCGCTTCGGATTCCGTCAGTGCGCTGGGTGCTGGCATGTCCCGAGCGTACGAGGGACGGCTGCCGTTCTTACTCAAGTTGCTTGCGGCGGATAAGCCATTGAGTTTGCAAGCTCATCCGACGAAAGAGCAGGCAGAGGAGGGGTGTGCCCGGGAGGACACCCTGGGTATCGCACGTGATGCGTTGGAGCGGAATTATCGCGATGATAATCACAAGCCCGAATTGATCGTGGCACTCACTCAGTTCGATGCGATGTGTGGCTTCCGCCCGATTGAGCAGACCCTCAAGCTTTTCGACGCATTGTCCGTCCCGGAATTAGAGCGCTACCGCGTGTTGATCTCCGGGATTCTTCCCTCTGAAGGGTTGCGCAGCCTGGTCACAACGTGGATTACTCTCCCCTCTGACCAGCGCAAAACACTGATCGCTGCTGTCGTGGAGGGAGCTCGGGCCTACCGTGATACCGGTAAGACGGAATTCGCGATCGTGGCCGACCATCTGATCGAGCTGGCTGACCGTTACCCGTCCGACCCTGGCGTGCTCTGTGCGTTGTTGCTTAATCACATTCGTCTTGAACCAGGGGAGGGGATTTATCTCAACGCGGGCCAGTTGCACGCATACGTTCACGGGTTCGGCGTGGAGATCATGGCGAACTCGGACAACGTGCTGCGAGGCGGGTTGACCTCGAAGCATATTGATGTTCCCGAGTTGGTTCGCGTGTTGTCGTTTGATCCTCTGCCGGATCCTGTAATCACTCCGAATCGCTTGACGACGGGTGGTTCGGGGGAGTCTGCAGGTTCGCAGGCCTCTGCGCAGGGTGTTTATTATCCGACGCCGGCTCCTGAGTTCCGTTTGCAGCGCTGGGAGTTGAATTCGGGTCAATCCGTTGCGGTCTCGAGTGTGGCCACTGATGGACGATCATTGTCGGAGACATTGGTTGGGCCTGCGATTGTCTTGTGTACGCGCGGCACTGTTCATGTTTCGCAACCGTCAGTTGATGACGTACCAGCGTCGGAGGGTGGCGGCCACCTTCGCGGTGATGGTTTCGGGCCGCTGGATCTCACCCCCAGCCAGGCCGCGTGGGTTCCCGACGACGCAGAAAGCACTCTCGTGACGAATGATAGCGATGAGGTCGCTGAAATTTTCGTTGCGACGGTCGCAGGTTAG
- a CDS encoding S-ribosylhomocysteine lyase has product MPKNVESFELDHTKVAAPYIRRASDYEIADGHTIVKYDLRFRQPNKSHIEMSTMHAIEHSMAEALRDHLKGVIDFGPMGCQTGFYLTVDTTADGPTWDEVADAVKKAIADIEKWDSVPGAGIKSCGWAEHHDLDGAKKELADFGARSDEWNQVFA; this is encoded by the coding sequence GTGCCAAAGAACGTTGAAAGCTTTGAATTAGACCACACGAAGGTGGCTGCGCCTTATATCCGGCGCGCATCCGATTACGAGATCGCTGATGGCCACACGATCGTCAAGTACGACCTGCGGTTCCGCCAGCCGAATAAGTCGCACATCGAGATGTCCACGATGCACGCGATCGAACACAGCATGGCCGAGGCACTCCGTGACCACTTAAAGGGAGTCATCGACTTTGGTCCGATGGGGTGCCAGACCGGCTTTTACTTGACCGTAGACACGACTGCCGACGGTCCCACCTGGGATGAAGTTGCCGACGCTGTCAAGAAGGCCATCGCGGATATTGAGAAGTGGGATTCCGTGCCCGGCGCGGGAATTAAGTCGTGCGGTTGGGCGGAGCATCACGATCTCGACGGCGCTAAAAAAGAGCTAGCGGACTTTGGCGCCCGCAGCGATGAGTGGAATCAGGTTTTCGCGTGA
- the mtnN gene encoding 5'-methylthioadenosine/S-adenosylhomocysteine nucleosidase, with translation MSGDEPSVMSDVPRPGRTYGESDSSVALLIAAMPEEFEPLKARLGDARNVQLPGIHDAVMGRHGGKDILLLLSGIGLVNAAHAASVGLCLGPSVVSDGSGQPAQPSEIGCVMSIGTAGVVPGRASIGDVVVSNKVVPGDFDLTAFGYERGQVPGLTAGYPGDRDLLAAADAIGAKGLGFVSVDRFVGIPEADAIREIFPDASVVDMESSALAQTAVLHETPFISVRSVTDVIGESETSVHVDEVDNSSVRAADAALDILGRV, from the coding sequence GTGAGCGGTGACGAACCATCGGTCATGTCCGACGTTCCACGCCCGGGGCGTACCTATGGCGAATCTGATTCATCCGTAGCTCTGCTTATTGCGGCGATGCCAGAGGAATTCGAGCCCCTGAAAGCTCGTTTGGGTGACGCGCGCAACGTCCAACTTCCCGGTATCCACGACGCAGTTATGGGGCGTCACGGTGGCAAGGACATCCTGCTGCTTCTCAGCGGTATCGGGTTGGTGAACGCGGCACACGCGGCCTCTGTCGGGTTGTGCTTAGGACCTTCTGTTGTTAGCGACGGATCGGGCCAGCCCGCCCAGCCTAGTGAGATCGGCTGCGTTATGTCGATCGGCACAGCCGGTGTTGTACCGGGGCGCGCCTCGATTGGCGACGTCGTGGTCAGCAACAAGGTTGTCCCGGGCGATTTTGATCTCACAGCGTTCGGCTATGAGCGCGGTCAGGTACCGGGTCTTACCGCAGGCTACCCAGGCGACCGCGATCTCTTAGCAGCCGCAGATGCCATTGGTGCGAAGGGGCTGGGATTCGTCAGCGTGGATCGCTTCGTCGGCATCCCCGAGGCCGACGCGATACGTGAGATTTTTCCGGACGCGTCCGTCGTCGATATGGAATCCTCGGCCCTCGCGCAGACGGCGGTTCTTCATGAAACGCCGTTTATCTCAGTGCGGTCGGTGACCGACGTCATAGGGGAGTCGGAAACGTCCGTGCATGTCGATGAGGTTGATAATTCCTCAGTCCGGGCGGCTGATGCCGCACTCGACATCCTTGGTCGCGTGTAG
- a CDS encoding dTMP kinase, translating to MIVACEGIDGAGKNTLVTAIEKELVEREKPVALVSFPRYSDSVHAKLARSALYGGMGDLVDSACGMATLFALDRAEIADDIAELSEDGYFVLIDRFVASNAAYAAARSGWDGQSPSQDNPIVSWITELEFERLGIPVPDLHVFLSTPPRLASERAEARESEDASRARDAFEKDSDLQQRTAAAYEALARDQWQSPWIVVEPGELTRQATDVAEAIMRHA from the coding sequence ATGATTGTTGCGTGTGAGGGCATCGACGGCGCTGGCAAGAACACCTTAGTCACGGCCATAGAAAAAGAGTTGGTGGAGAGGGAAAAGCCTGTCGCACTGGTGTCTTTTCCCCGCTATAGCGATTCTGTTCATGCCAAGTTAGCCCGATCTGCGCTGTATGGGGGGATGGGGGATCTCGTCGATTCGGCATGTGGAATGGCGACCCTCTTCGCCCTTGATCGGGCGGAGATCGCCGATGACATCGCGGAGTTGTCGGAAGACGGATACTTCGTGCTCATCGACCGTTTTGTGGCATCCAATGCTGCTTATGCCGCAGCGCGATCGGGGTGGGATGGGCAATCGCCGTCGCAGGACAACCCTATAGTGTCGTGGATTACTGAGCTCGAGTTCGAGCGGTTAGGCATTCCGGTTCCGGATCTTCACGTTTTCTTATCGACGCCACCGCGCCTCGCCTCTGAACGAGCAGAGGCCCGCGAGAGTGAGGATGCTTCCCGCGCTCGCGACGCGTTTGAGAAAGATAGTGATCTTCAGCAGCGGACTGCTGCGGCGTATGAAGCGTTAGCGCGCGACCAATGGCAGTCCCCGTGGATTGTTGTTGAGCCGGGTGAACTCACTCGGCAGGCCACGGACGTTGCCGAAGCCATCATGCGACATGCGTGA